One segment of Tamlana crocina DNA contains the following:
- a CDS encoding helix-hairpin-helix domain-containing protein yields MKSHFKFSKEQRNGIFLLLALIVVLQCVYFFAVPLSAPEDFRINNDELLKFTNEIDSLRQVEIENSKPKTYPFNPNYISDYKGSALGMNNEEIDRLLNYRKQNKWINSAAQFQEVTQISDSLLEIISPYFKFPDWVDNPKPKSNFNQNNKPKTYAQKQDLNTVTAQQLQKVNGVGKVLSERIVKFRNKHIGGFVGDVQLNDVYGLTPEVVERIKERFTVKTPSLVKKINLNAANVSQLVTVPHIDYDLAAEIVEQRQLREGFKSIDELKKVNGFPSNKIEIIKLYLHLEKQIDE; encoded by the coding sequence ATGAAATCCCATTTCAAGTTTTCAAAGGAACAACGGAATGGGATTTTTTTATTGCTCGCCCTCATTGTCGTGCTACAATGTGTTTACTTTTTTGCTGTGCCCTTAAGTGCTCCCGAAGATTTTCGAATAAATAACGACGAACTTTTAAAGTTTACAAACGAAATCGATTCGCTTCGGCAAGTTGAAATTGAAAACAGCAAACCAAAAACCTATCCGTTCAACCCCAATTACATTAGCGATTATAAAGGTTCAGCCTTGGGCATGAATAACGAAGAAATTGATAGATTGCTCAATTACCGGAAACAAAATAAATGGATCAATTCTGCTGCGCAATTTCAGGAAGTCACGCAAATTTCCGATTCGCTTTTAGAAATCATTTCGCCTTATTTTAAGTTCCCCGATTGGGTTGACAACCCCAAACCAAAATCGAATTTCAATCAAAACAACAAACCGAAAACATACGCCCAAAAACAGGATTTGAATACCGTTACGGCGCAACAACTTCAAAAAGTGAACGGGGTGGGGAAGGTGCTTTCAGAACGCATTGTAAAATTCAGGAATAAGCATATTGGCGGTTTTGTGGGCGATGTGCAGCTCAATGATGTTTACGGACTAACGCCCGAAGTAGTCGAGAGAATAAAAGAACGGTTTACGGTTAAAACCCCAAGCCTCGTCAAAAAGATAAATTTGAATGCCGCAAATGTAAGTCAGTTGGTTACCGTTCCGCATATTGATTATGATCTGGCAGCCGAAATTGTAGAGCAGCGCCAATTGCGCGAAGGCTTCAAATCGATTGACGAATTAAAAAAAGTAAACGGCTTTCCTTCAAATAAAATCGAGATAATTAAATTATATTTGCACCTCGAAAAGCAAATAGATGAATAG
- a CDS encoding alanine/glycine:cation symporter family protein, with protein sequence MKKYLLSLFTLTLPFLTFAQETSSEKIDRVFKEYTGWFVDAIFYEIPFSETYQIPWVLIVLIGGALFFTINFKFINFTGFRTAIRVVQGKYEDIERHGADTLYGDQTPNEDENIIETLRDDSAHGEVSHFQALTAALSATVGLGNIAGVAVALSIGGPGATFWMIMAGLLGMASKFAECTLGVKYRDVGEDGTVYGGPMYYLTKGFGEKGMKGFGKVLAVLFAIFVIGGSFGGGNMFQANQAAAQFTKLFDMESSNAGMYFGFVMAFLVAIVIIGGIKRIASVTEKVVPFMAGIYVLAALIILGANWHLIDDAFGLIFEGAFSGLGIAGGLVGVMIQGIRRGAFSNEAGVGSAAIAHSAVRTKYPASEGIVALLEPFVDTVVICTMTALVIVITNFDGQFMEYGVPIKEGVELTASAFDTVIPHFSIILTIAVILFAFSTMISWSYYGMQGWIFLFGKGKLSDLVYKILFLFFVVVGASISLGAVIDFSDAMIFAMVVPNIIGVIVLSPVISRELKKYMKAINVKEDALDEGAEDLTKHM encoded by the coding sequence ATGAAGAAATATCTTCTTTCATTATTTACATTAACACTTCCATTTTTAACATTTGCACAAGAAACCTCTTCTGAAAAAATCGATAGGGTTTTTAAGGAATATACAGGGTGGTTTGTTGATGCCATTTTTTATGAGATTCCGTTTTCTGAAACATATCAAATTCCGTGGGTGCTAATCGTTTTAATAGGTGGCGCCCTTTTTTTTACAATAAACTTTAAGTTTATAAATTTTACGGGTTTTAGAACAGCCATTAGAGTGGTTCAAGGAAAATACGAAGACATCGAGAGGCATGGTGCCGATACACTTTACGGAGACCAAACACCTAATGAAGATGAAAATATTATTGAAACTTTAAGGGACGATAGCGCCCATGGCGAGGTATCGCATTTCCAAGCATTAACAGCCGCATTGTCGGCTACCGTTGGTTTGGGTAACATTGCCGGTGTGGCCGTGGCCTTATCCATTGGTGGGCCGGGAGCGACGTTTTGGATGATTATGGCCGGACTTTTAGGAATGGCTTCAAAATTCGCAGAATGTACCTTGGGGGTTAAGTATCGTGATGTTGGCGAAGACGGAACTGTTTATGGTGGTCCCATGTACTATTTAACCAAAGGTTTTGGCGAAAAAGGCATGAAAGGCTTTGGTAAAGTATTGGCGGTGCTGTTTGCCATATTCGTTATTGGTGGTTCGTTTGGAGGCGGAAACATGTTCCAAGCCAACCAAGCGGCGGCACAATTTACCAAGTTGTTCGATATGGAAAGCTCTAACGCTGGGATGTACTTTGGTTTTGTAATGGCCTTTTTGGTGGCTATCGTAATTATTGGTGGTATTAAAAGGATTGCTTCCGTTACGGAAAAAGTCGTGCCGTTTATGGCGGGAATTTATGTTTTGGCAGCATTGATTATCCTTGGAGCTAACTGGCATTTAATTGATGATGCTTTCGGATTGATTTTTGAAGGCGCATTTTCCGGATTGGGTATTGCCGGCGGATTGGTAGGTGTCATGATTCAAGGGATTAGAAGGGGAGCATTTTCAAACGAGGCCGGAGTAGGTAGTGCGGCTATTGCGCACTCTGCCGTACGTACCAAATACCCTGCGAGTGAAGGTATAGTGGCGCTTTTAGAACCTTTTGTTGATACTGTGGTGATCTGTACCATGACGGCCTTGGTGATTGTAATTACCAATTTCGATGGCCAATTTATGGAGTATGGTGTACCGATTAAAGAAGGCGTGGAACTTACAGCTTCAGCATTTGATACAGTAATACCACACTTCTCGATTATACTTACCATTGCAGTAATTTTATTTGCATTTTCAACCATGATTTCTTGGTCGTACTACGGTATGCAAGGGTGGATTTTCTTATTCGGAAAAGGAAAGCTCAGTGATTTGGTTTATAAAATTTTATTCCTGTTTTTTGTTGTAGTAGGGGCTTCCATTAGCCTAGGTGCGGTAATCGACTTTTCCGATGCCATGATTTTTGCTATGGTAGTACCAAACATTATTGGTGTAATTGTGCTTTCGCCAGTAATTAGCCGAGAGCTTAAAAAATACATGAAAGCCATTAACGTAAAGGAAGATGCGCTGGATGAAGGGGCAGAAGACCTCACCAAACACATGTAA
- a CDS encoding potassium channel protein: MNPLIRFFRTKIYTAVLLLGIVMVIGVGGYRMISHYSWVDAFYMTVITMTTVGFGEVVPLDDTSKIFTIFLILGSVVIVGYALSIITEYILSKNDIEELKQKKMQKQIDSFSNHIVICGYGRNGKQAARKLRAYNKRFVVIEKNKDMEERLQLDEVPYVIGNANEDEVLVMAGVDRADCFISALPNDADNLFVVLSARQLNKKVNIISRASNESSYDKLKFAGANNVILPDKIGGDHMASLVVVPGLMEFVDNLSIVGKSNINIEEVAVEKLYNTNQPKTIKDLDLRKKTGCTVIGYKNENGEYTVNPEADLSLAPHSKIIVLGRPEQIKALNSEYNIE; encoded by the coding sequence ATGAACCCACTTATTAGATTCTTTAGAACCAAAATTTACACCGCTGTTCTTCTTTTGGGAATTGTTATGGTTATTGGGGTTGGTGGCTACAGAATGATTTCTCACTACTCGTGGGTTGATGCGTTTTATATGACGGTTATTACCATGACAACTGTGGGCTTTGGCGAAGTAGTGCCATTAGACGATACCTCGAAAATTTTTACCATTTTTTTAATATTAGGGAGTGTGGTTATTGTGGGTTACGCACTATCCATCATCACCGAATATATTTTAAGCAAAAACGATATTGAAGAACTAAAGCAGAAAAAAATGCAGAAACAGATAGATAGTTTTTCCAACCATATTGTGATTTGTGGCTATGGAAGAAACGGCAAACAGGCCGCCCGGAAACTTAGGGCGTACAACAAGCGGTTTGTGGTGATTGAAAAAAACAAGGACATGGAAGAGCGGCTCCAGTTGGACGAAGTGCCTTATGTAATTGGAAATGCCAATGAAGATGAAGTTTTGGTCATGGCTGGGGTAGACCGTGCAGATTGTTTTATTTCGGCCTTGCCCAATGATGCCGATAATTTGTTTGTAGTGCTTTCGGCGAGGCAATTGAATAAGAAAGTGAACATAATTAGCAGGGCTTCCAATGAATCTTCTTACGATAAATTGAAGTTTGCCGGTGCCAATAACGTTATTCTTCCCGATAAAATAGGAGGAGACCACATGGCATCGTTGGTGGTGGTGCCCGGGCTTATGGAGTTTGTCGATAACTTATCTATCGTGGGTAAATCCAATATCAACATTGAAGAAGTGGCCGTTGAAAAACTGTATAACACCAACCAGCCCAAAACCATAAAGGATTTGGATTTAAGAAAAAAAACAGGTTGTACCGTTATTGGTTACAAAAATGAAAATGGCGAATATACTGTAAATCCTGAGGCCGATTTAAGTTTAGCTCCCCATTCAAAAATTATTGTTTTGGGTCGCCCGGAACAAATAAAAGCACTCAACTCTGAATACAACATCGAGTAG
- a CDS encoding PspC domain-containing protein, which yields MNIYKPLLFFQKHGYYVCQRIADRLGIRAKVVRTSFMYLTFVTLGFGFALYLFLAFWMRIKDLVYTKRSSVFDL from the coding sequence ATGAACATTTATAAACCATTATTGTTTTTCCAAAAGCACGGCTATTACGTGTGCCAGCGTATTGCCGACCGATTGGGCATTCGTGCCAAAGTGGTGCGTACCTCGTTTATGTACCTCACTTTTGTAACCCTGGGCTTTGGTTTTGCGCTGTACTTATTTTTGGCTTTTTGGATGCGCATTAAAGATTTGGTTTATACCAAACGTTCGTCGGTATTTGATCTGTAA
- a CDS encoding DUF2851 family protein, whose protein sequence is MQEDFLHYIWKHRKFQIHSLSAVSGESVGVVSVGQHNFNSGPDFFNAQLKIGEQLWAGNVEIHVKSSDWFLHNHEQDSAYDNVILHVVWEHDTEVFRKDNSPMATLQLKDYVERDILENFEKLFSKQNRWINCENELASVDDFILNHWKERLFFERLERKSNDIEGLLKTSKNNWEAVLFVMLAKNFGLKVNGEAFLSMARSIDFSIVRKTQSNLLALEALFFGQAGLLDADAESAYFNNLQNEYNFLKQKFKLDNQRVLAVQFFRLRPPNFPTIRLSQLANLYHGHQNLFSKVMEAERLEDFYKLFSVTVSGFWKNHFTFQKASKPSEKKLTKSFIDLLVINTILPLKFSYNKHKGETASEAIVKIASGIGSEKNSIVEAFKNLKPMSESALDSQALIQLKTQYCDKNKCLQCAVGNQLLNK, encoded by the coding sequence ATGCAAGAAGATTTTCTACATTACATCTGGAAACACAGAAAATTTCAAATACATAGTTTGAGTGCCGTATCTGGCGAGTCTGTCGGGGTGGTGTCTGTGGGACAACATAACTTTAATTCGGGGCCCGATTTTTTCAATGCACAGCTAAAAATTGGAGAACAGCTTTGGGCGGGTAATGTAGAAATACATGTAAAATCGTCCGACTGGTTTTTGCATAATCATGAGCAAGATTCGGCTTACGACAACGTGATTCTGCATGTGGTTTGGGAACACGATACCGAAGTGTTCAGAAAAGACAATTCGCCCATGGCGACCTTGCAGTTGAAGGATTATGTAGAGCGGGATATTTTAGAAAATTTCGAAAAGCTGTTTTCCAAGCAAAATCGATGGATTAATTGCGAAAATGAATTGGCATCCGTTGATGATTTTATTTTAAACCATTGGAAAGAACGTTTGTTTTTTGAGCGTTTGGAACGAAAATCGAATGATATTGAAGGTTTATTGAAAACTTCAAAAAATAACTGGGAAGCGGTATTGTTTGTAATGCTCGCCAAAAATTTCGGATTAAAGGTGAACGGCGAAGCCTTTTTAAGTATGGCACGGTCTATCGACTTTTCAATCGTTAGGAAAACGCAATCCAATCTTTTGGCATTGGAAGCTTTGTTTTTCGGACAAGCCGGGTTGCTGGATGCGGATGCCGAAAGCGCTTATTTCAATAATCTGCAAAATGAATACAATTTTCTAAAACAGAAATTCAAGTTGGACAATCAGCGCGTGTTGGCCGTTCAGTTCTTTAGGTTGCGTCCGCCTAATTTCCCCACTATCCGCTTGTCGCAATTGGCCAATTTGTACCACGGTCATCAAAATTTGTTTTCAAAAGTGATGGAAGCAGAACGATTGGAAGATTTCTATAAGCTGTTTTCAGTGACGGTTTCAGGGTTTTGGAAAAACCATTTCACGTTTCAAAAGGCATCAAAACCTTCAGAAAAAAAGTTGACCAAATCATTCATCGATTTGTTGGTCATCAACACCATTTTGCCATTAAAATTCAGCTACAACAAACACAAAGGCGAAACGGCCAGCGAGGCCATTGTTAAAATTGCTTCTGGCATTGGTTCAGAAAAAAACAGCATTGTTGAGGCTTTTAAGAATTTAAAACCCATGAGTGAATCGGCGTTGGATTCGCAAGCGCTCATTCAGCTTAAAACCCAGTATTGCGATAAAAATAAATGTTTGCAATGTGCAGTGGGCAACCAACTTTTAAACAAATAA
- a CDS encoding DUF2721 domain-containing protein, with product MEQLTLTTPALLFSAISLIMLAYTNRFLAYAAVIRELHAKYKKNPDRVLIAQIKNIRQRLYLTRYMQIFGITSLLLCVLTMFLIYIQQDTPAVWVFGIALLLLIVSLGLLIIEIQISVKALEHHISDIEKG from the coding sequence ATGGAACAGCTAACCCTAACTACACCTGCGCTTTTATTTTCGGCCATTTCATTAATTATGCTGGCCTATACCAACCGTTTTTTAGCCTACGCCGCAGTGATTCGTGAGCTACACGCCAAATACAAAAAGAACCCCGACCGCGTGTTAATTGCACAAATTAAAAACATTAGGCAGCGGCTTTACCTTACCCGTTACATGCAAATTTTTGGCATTACCAGTTTGCTACTTTGCGTACTTACCATGTTTTTAATTTATATTCAGCAAGATACCCCTGCCGTTTGGGTATTCGGCATCGCGCTACTGTTATTGATTGTTTCTTTGGGTTTGTTGATTATAGAAATTCAAATTTCGGTAAAAGCTTTAGAGCACCACATTAGCGATATTGAAAAGGGTTAA
- a CDS encoding sterol desaturase family protein codes for METILNYFETIPSPHRAAIIVGGLTLFWIIEGIVPLIGFKYKKWKHAVPNIFFTITTIIVNLPLAFLLLKASDWTVAQDFGMLNWLPEMPLWFYVILGLVLLDGVGAYLPHIIEHKVKPLWMIHLVHHSDHYVDTTTANRHHPLESVIRYVFTLLGVIIVGAPIGLVLLYQSLSVVATQFNHANIKLPKKLDDGLSYFIVSPDMHKVHHHYKMPYTDSNYGNIFSVWDRIFGTFKKLDADKIIYGVDVFPHEKENSNIKDLLKQPFQKYRKPTTMKDEV; via the coding sequence GTGGAAACCATCCTGAATTACTTTGAAACCATCCCGTCGCCTCACCGAGCGGCTATTATCGTCGGCGGATTGACTTTATTTTGGATCATTGAAGGCATCGTGCCATTAATTGGGTTCAAGTACAAAAAGTGGAAACATGCAGTGCCGAATATCTTTTTCACAATAACCACCATTATAGTGAATTTGCCCTTGGCCTTTCTGCTTTTAAAAGCATCTGATTGGACGGTAGCCCAAGATTTCGGGATGTTAAACTGGTTGCCTGAAATGCCGCTGTGGTTTTACGTGATTTTGGGTTTGGTATTGTTGGATGGCGTTGGCGCTTACCTGCCGCATATTATTGAGCATAAAGTAAAACCACTTTGGATGATACACTTGGTGCACCATTCCGATCATTATGTAGATACCACAACGGCCAATCGACACCATCCGTTGGAGAGTGTTATCCGCTATGTGTTTACGTTGTTGGGAGTGATAATTGTTGGTGCGCCCATTGGTTTGGTGTTGTTGTACCAATCATTGTCGGTGGTGGCTACGCAGTTTAACCATGCCAACATCAAATTGCCTAAAAAACTGGATGATGGGTTGAGTTATTTTATAGTATCGCCCGATATGCACAAAGTACACCACCACTACAAAATGCCCTACACCGATAGCAACTACGGAAATATTTTTTCGGTTTGGGATAGAATTTTCGGAACGTTTAAAAAACTGGATGCCGATAAAATTATTTACGGCGTAGACGTCTTTCCCCATGAAAAAGAAAATAGCAATATAAAAGATTTGCTAAAACAGCCTTTTCAAAAATACCGAAAACCCACGACGATGAAAGATGAGGTTTAA
- a CDS encoding YkgJ family cysteine cluster protein: protein MQDFINNLPKLAKDKHNENKKFFAKLKKKPPKNLDYVMQDLHDDEFERTDCLECANCCKTTGPLFTDKDIDRIAKHFRMKPQQFIEQFLRIDEENDYVLQSVPCTFLGADNYCSIYEVRPKACREFPHTDRKKFQQISNLTLKNVAICPAAFNIVEAMKQKIK from the coding sequence ATGCAAGACTTCATAAATAACCTTCCAAAGCTGGCCAAAGATAAGCATAACGAAAACAAAAAATTCTTTGCAAAGCTAAAAAAGAAACCGCCCAAGAATTTGGATTATGTGATGCAGGATTTGCACGACGACGAATTTGAGCGTACCGATTGTTTGGAGTGTGCCAACTGCTGTAAAACTACGGGGCCTTTATTTACCGATAAGGATATTGATCGCATTGCCAAACATTTTAGAATGAAGCCCCAGCAGTTTATCGAGCAGTTTTTGCGCATTGATGAGGAAAACGATTATGTGTTGCAAAGTGTGCCGTGTACGTTTTTGGGCGCCGATAATTACTGCTCCATTTATGAGGTGCGCCCTAAGGCCTGTCGGGAATTTCCGCATACCGACCGGAAAAAATTTCAGCAAATTTCAAATCTTACTTTAAAGAACGTGGCCATTTGCCCAGCAGCTTTTAACATTGTTGAGGCGATGAAGCAAAAGATAAAATAA
- a CDS encoding class I SAM-dependent methyltransferase translates to MKDLFGKALLDYHNGNYTEDIITSTSISDDDELPLPYLFRSYSEMPPLEQKALKLCKGKVLDVGCGAGSHSLYLQEKVFNVKAIDISEGAIEVSKNRGVLNTETLSVLDETETFDTILLLMNGTGIFQEVTQVSKYLKHLKSLLNSGGQILIDSSDIKYMYEDEDGGYWMDMNANYYGELDYFLSYKGEKETPMKWLYLDFETLKLACKTVGLNCELVAEGEHFDYLARLIPA, encoded by the coding sequence ATGAAAGACCTTTTCGGAAAAGCCCTGCTCGATTACCATAACGGAAACTATACTGAAGACATCATCACTTCCACAAGCATTTCTGACGACGACGAACTGCCCCTCCCCTATTTGTTCCGCAGTTATTCTGAAATGCCTCCTTTGGAACAAAAAGCCCTGAAACTTTGTAAAGGCAAGGTGTTGGATGTGGGCTGCGGTGCTGGAAGTCACAGTCTGTATTTACAGGAAAAAGTCTTTAACGTTAAAGCCATCGATATATCTGAAGGCGCCATTGAAGTATCCAAAAACCGTGGTGTTTTAAACACTGAAACCCTTTCCGTTTTAGATGAAACCGAAACTTTCGACACCATTTTACTATTGATGAACGGCACGGGTATTTTTCAGGAAGTCACCCAAGTTTCCAAATACTTGAAGCATTTGAAAAGTTTGCTAAACAGCGGCGGACAAATTTTAATCGATTCGTCCGACATCAAATACATGTACGAAGACGAGGATGGCGGCTATTGGATGGACATGAATGCCAATTACTACGGCGAACTCGATTATTTTTTGAGCTACAAGGGCGAAAAGGAAACCCCAATGAAATGGCTGTACCTCGATTTTGAGACCTTAAAATTAGCCTGCAAAACGGTTGGGTTGAACTGTGAATTGGTTGCCGAAGGGGAACATTTTGATTATTTAGCGAGATTAATTCCTGCGTAG
- a CDS encoding TonB-dependent receptor yields MKLNKQNMQKQTQYIITAIFLLNAVVAFSQRKSTDTLDTGVIDVVKPYTPSISDAFKVKEAPSLDDETTETKKEVKYNIFSFPVASTFTPAKGKAAVVEKAKPIKLFDNYATLGMGSYTTILGEVYLNHAISRNETVGGYVSHHSSGGDIEGVQFDDNFSNSKLNVNYSSQMRDLSWNAEVGAQHQMYNWYGVPQSQIAQAQANNIDVGHSFFDVHLGGDVSFEDTYINSGSFLFRRFSDNRGSGENRLVLKGKVDVPINYEEISTELKIDYLGGEFDRSYTVDAPLEYGNFTINLAPTYQLKQDDLTLNLGVSLAYLNDRPSGESKFYVYPNITASYRLVNDVLIAYGGIQGDLIQNSYQGFANENPFVSPTLFIMPTDQLYNAYVGLKGKLSSNMSYNFSGKYISDRNKALYRTNEIKDGVSAENDYDFGNAFGIVYDNVDTFGVSGEINADVNRNFKLGLKAEYFAYDTDGEPEAWNLPDFKGSLFVDYQIDDSWFAGANLFYIGERKDILETEGSLTPTTAEITVLDSYFDANAHVGYHINEQFSIFGKVNNIADKAYQKWQNFPVQSIQFLAGATYKFDF; encoded by the coding sequence TTGAAATTAAATAAACAAAACATGCAAAAGCAAACCCAATATATCATCACCGCTATTTTTTTACTGAATGCAGTTGTCGCATTTTCACAAAGGAAATCAACCGACACCTTAGATACCGGAGTTATCGATGTGGTTAAACCCTATACGCCCAGTATTTCGGATGCCTTTAAGGTGAAGGAAGCGCCGTCGTTAGACGATGAAACCACCGAAACCAAAAAAGAAGTGAAGTACAATATTTTTTCCTTTCCGGTAGCCTCAACGTTCACCCCAGCCAAGGGAAAAGCCGCTGTGGTAGAAAAAGCCAAACCCATTAAATTGTTCGATAATTACGCTACTTTGGGCATGGGTAGCTACACCACTATTTTGGGCGAGGTATATTTAAACCATGCCATAAGCCGAAACGAAACCGTGGGCGGCTATGTAAGTCACCACTCGTCTGGTGGCGATATTGAAGGCGTTCAGTTTGATGATAATTTCTCCAACTCCAAACTCAACGTGAACTACTCCAGCCAAATGCGCGATTTGTCGTGGAATGCCGAAGTAGGGGCGCAGCACCAAATGTACAATTGGTATGGGGTGCCACAGTCGCAAATCGCACAAGCGCAGGCCAATAATATTGATGTGGGCCACTCGTTTTTCGATGTGCATTTGGGGGGCGACGTGTCTTTTGAAGACACTTATATCAACTCCGGAAGTTTTCTTTTTAGACGTTTTAGCGATAATCGAGGTTCGGGTGAAAACCGATTGGTGTTAAAAGGAAAAGTTGATGTGCCGATTAATTACGAAGAGATTTCAACCGAATTGAAAATCGATTACTTGGGTGGTGAGTTCGACAGAAGCTATACGGTAGACGCGCCTTTGGAATACGGGAATTTCACCATCAACCTGGCGCCCACCTATCAACTGAAGCAAGACGATTTAACTCTTAATTTAGGGGTGTCTTTGGCTTATTTAAACGACAGGCCGTCCGGCGAAAGCAAATTTTACGTGTACCCCAACATTACCGCTTCGTACCGTTTGGTGAACGATGTGTTGATTGCTTATGGGGGCATTCAGGGCGATTTAATCCAAAACTCATATCAGGGGTTCGCCAATGAAAATCCGTTTGTATCGCCTACTTTATTCATTATGCCAACCGATCAGCTTTACAATGCATATGTAGGGTTAAAAGGGAAATTATCGAGTAATATGAGTTATAATTTCAGCGGAAAATACATTTCCGATAGGAACAAAGCACTGTACAGAACGAATGAAATTAAAGATGGTGTTTCGGCTGAAAATGACTATGACTTCGGAAACGCTTTCGGCATCGTTTACGATAATGTGGACACTTTTGGGGTTTCGGGTGAAATAAATGCCGATGTAAACCGAAATTTCAAATTAGGATTAAAGGCTGAATATTTTGCCTATGATACCGATGGCGAACCCGAAGCTTGGAATTTGCCCGATTTTAAAGGGTCGTTATTTGTCGATTACCAAATTGACGACAGTTGGTTTGCCGGGGCTAATTTGTTTTACATAGGCGAGCGCAAGGATATTTTGGAAACGGAAGGTTCGTTAACGCCAACCACCGCAGAGATAACAGTTTTAGACAGTTATTTTGACGCCAATGCACATGTGGGTTACCACATCAACGAGCAGTTTTCCATTTTTGGAAAAGTGAACAACATTGCCGACAAAGCCTATCAAAAGTGGCAAAATTTTCCGGTGCAGAGCATTCAGTTTTTAGCGGGGGCTACTTATAAGTTTGATTTTTAA